A window of Haliscomenobacter hydrossis DSM 1100 contains these coding sequences:
- a CDS encoding helix-turn-helix domain-containing protein has product MFLIKNIKYLREVKKLTQKDIADAIEKSPQVFSQYEKGHVSPPLDVIVKISGFLNVSLQDLMFTDLETGNQGISRVGDKDRITRLLEKELDRLEQLEKEIRETPGALDALREVAPELAKKIAEQN; this is encoded by the coding sequence ATGTTTTTAATCAAGAATATCAAGTACTTAAGGGAGGTTAAAAAGTTGACTCAAAAGGACATTGCAGACGCAATTGAAAAGTCACCGCAGGTTTTTAGCCAATATGAGAAGGGCCACGTCAGCCCTCCACTAGATGTTATTGTAAAAATTTCTGGCTTTTTAAATGTTTCATTACAAGACTTGATGTTCACTGATTTAGAAACTGGTAACCAAGGGATAAGTAGAGTAGGGGACAAAGACCGAATTACCAGGCTACTAGAAAAGGAGCTAGACCGGTTGGAGCAATTGGAGAAGGAGATAAGGGAAACGCCTGGGGCCTTGGATGCGCTGAGGGAGGTAGCGCCGGAGCTGGCGAAGAAGATAGCAGAACAAAACTGA
- a CDS encoding Txe/YoeB family addiction module toxin has translation MMLNDVTFTRESQNDFAKLRKEDIKLCGKLMELIMDALKTPYHGLGKPEALKGDGEYWSRKISDKHRMVYCVKDDTIEIVRCYGHYGDK, from the coding sequence ATGATGCTAAACGACGTAACGTTCACCAGGGAAAGCCAAAACGACTTTGCGAAGCTGCGCAAAGAAGACATCAAGCTTTGTGGGAAATTGATGGAACTGATCATGGATGCTTTGAAGACCCCATACCATGGCCTTGGTAAGCCTGAGGCATTGAAAGGAGATGGGGAATATTGGTCGCGAAAAATATCCGACAAACACCGCATGGTGTACTGCGTGAAGGATGATACTATAGAAATAGTTCGTTGTTATGGCCACTATGGGGATAAGTGA
- a CDS encoding amidohydrolase family protein — MRTLFTTLLIIAGFSTGNTQSKVTAFTHANVIPMTGETVLKDYTVLIKDGKVFKMAPSSKLKVKKKAKAIDATGKYLIPGLAEMHAHIPTPVSGDDSEVRNVLFLYVANGVTTIRGMLGDPYHLGLRKEVMDEKIIGPRIFTSSPSMNGNSIKTPEEARQKVTQFKKDGYDFLKIHPGVKREVFDTLAKTAQALNLPFSGHVPVEVGIRHALASRYASVDHIDGYLEGLVSADYLHQNPNGGFFGYNYVPQADEKLLAALAAETKKQGVWIVPTQSLFTRWFSPTDAVALANEPEMQYMPSKTLYQWRQNKQNLTANGYSEVLWQRFILVRQKTLLALHGAGVDLLLGSDAPQVFNVPGFSLRHEMKSLVEAGLSPQVILQSGTANPARFFGLSGQFGTIQPGASADLILLEDNPLDNIDNTWKQLGVMLRGNWLSKAFIEAELRKIAEENKS; from the coding sequence ATGAGAACACTTTTTACCACCCTCCTGATCATTGCGGGATTCTCCACCGGCAATACCCAATCCAAAGTCACCGCCTTCACCCACGCCAACGTCATTCCCATGACTGGTGAAACGGTGCTCAAAGACTACACCGTACTCATCAAAGACGGGAAAGTGTTCAAAATGGCTCCTTCGAGCAAGTTGAAAGTAAAGAAAAAAGCCAAGGCCATTGATGCTACAGGCAAATACCTCATCCCGGGTCTGGCCGAAATGCACGCCCATATCCCGACGCCCGTCAGTGGTGACGACAGCGAGGTGCGCAATGTGCTCTTTTTGTACGTCGCCAATGGCGTGACCACCATTCGGGGTATGCTGGGTGATCCGTATCATTTGGGGCTAAGGAAAGAAGTAATGGATGAAAAAATCATCGGTCCCCGCATTTTCACCTCCAGTCCCTCCATGAATGGCAATTCGATTAAAACGCCTGAGGAGGCACGACAAAAAGTAACCCAATTCAAAAAAGACGGTTATGATTTTTTAAAAATTCACCCCGGGGTCAAGCGTGAGGTGTTTGATACCTTGGCCAAAACGGCACAAGCCTTGAATTTGCCATTTTCAGGGCACGTGCCTGTGGAGGTAGGCATCCGTCACGCGCTGGCATCGCGTTATGCCTCCGTTGACCACATCGATGGATATCTGGAAGGTTTGGTTTCGGCGGATTACCTGCACCAGAACCCCAACGGTGGTTTTTTTGGCTACAACTACGTGCCCCAGGCAGACGAAAAATTGCTGGCTGCGCTGGCTGCTGAAACCAAAAAGCAGGGTGTTTGGATAGTGCCCACCCAAAGTTTGTTTACCCGCTGGTTTTCTCCAACCGATGCAGTAGCTTTGGCGAACGAACCAGAAATGCAATACATGCCTTCCAAAACCTTGTACCAGTGGCGGCAAAACAAACAGAACCTGACCGCGAATGGGTACAGCGAGGTTCTTTGGCAGCGTTTTATTCTTGTGCGTCAAAAGACTTTGTTGGCGCTACATGGAGCAGGAGTAGATTTATTGCTGGGTTCGGATGCGCCACAAGTGTTTAATGTGCCCGGATTTTCTCTGCGTCACGAAATGAAGAGTTTGGTGGAGGCAGGTCTTTCTCCTCAGGTCATCTTACAAAGTGGAACCGCCAATCCTGCCCGTTTTTTTGGACTGAGCGGCCAATTTGGGACCATTCAGCCAGGTGCATCCGCTGATTTGATTCTGCTGGAAGATAATCCACTCGATAACATCGACAATACCTGGAAACAGCTTGGCGTGATGCTGCGGGGGAACTGGCTTTCAAAAGCGTTTATTGAAGCCGAGCTGCGCAAAATTGCGGAAGAGAACAAGTCGTAG
- a CDS encoding shikimate kinase translates to MNVYLIGFMGSGKSYTGMQFAKALALPFVDLDTRMEKLEKRSIASIFETEGETYFRDLEAKTLRETLVDDPAIISCGGGTPCFFQNMDWINAHGLSIYLKADVSLLVKRLQKGQEQRPLIRGLDESELERFIASRLEAREPFYAQAKIVIIQEDNQSLLPQLLALYQQYLRDHA, encoded by the coding sequence ATGAATGTTTATTTGATCGGTTTTATGGGTTCGGGCAAGTCCTACACTGGCATGCAGTTTGCAAAAGCTTTGGCCTTGCCTTTTGTGGATTTGGATACTCGGATGGAAAAGCTAGAAAAACGGAGTATTGCCAGCATTTTTGAAACAGAAGGAGAAACTTATTTTCGCGATTTAGAAGCCAAAACCCTGCGTGAGACCTTGGTCGACGATCCTGCCATCATTTCTTGCGGTGGCGGCACCCCTTGTTTTTTTCAAAACATGGACTGGATCAATGCCCATGGCCTCAGCATTTACCTCAAAGCGGATGTTTCCCTTTTGGTCAAACGACTCCAAAAAGGCCAGGAACAACGGCCACTGATCCGCGGATTGGACGAAAGTGAATTGGAACGCTTCATTGCCTCACGTTTGGAAGCGCGGGAACCTTTTTACGCGCAAGCCAAAATCGTCATCATCCAGGAAGACAACCAGTCGCTGCTGCCTCAACTGCTCGCCCTTTACCAGCAATACCTTCGTGATCATGCTTGA
- a CDS encoding DUF1573 domain-containing protein, whose product MRYISLFIFLFFALACQNKSKEDQRAVEEITDPELIYNSDIIRNPVSANAEPQDTVNVAKLEFNSHSFDFGEVEEGEVVTHAFEFTNTGKVPLVITNGHSTCGCTVPEWPKEAIKPGGKGKIVVKFDSNGKAGPQAKPITIVANTYPSQTMLELVGLVNAKN is encoded by the coding sequence ATGCGTTACATTTCTTTGTTCATTTTTTTGTTTTTTGCACTCGCCTGTCAAAATAAGTCCAAAGAAGACCAGCGAGCCGTTGAGGAGATCACCGACCCAGAATTGATTTACAACTCCGACATCATCCGCAATCCGGTGTCCGCCAATGCTGAACCCCAGGATACCGTAAACGTAGCCAAACTGGAATTCAACAGCCATTCTTTTGATTTTGGGGAGGTGGAAGAAGGTGAAGTGGTTACCCATGCCTTCGAATTTACCAATACGGGAAAAGTGCCCCTTGTGATCACCAATGGGCATTCCACGTGTGGATGTACGGTGCCAGAATGGCCCAAAGAAGCCATCAAACCTGGCGGGAAAGGCAAAATTGTGGTCAAATTTGATTCAAACGGCAAGGCTGGCCCCCAGGCAAAACCGATTACCATTGTCGCAAATACTTATCCTTCACAAACCATGCTTGAATTGGTGGGCTTGGTGAATGCTAAAAATTAA
- a CDS encoding uridine kinase family protein, with the protein MNSPLVIGITGGSGSGKTTFIKLLREPFLEADVCVVSQDDYYKPRSAQKKDDQGIHNFDLPGSINKKTFLLDVEKLLAGQTVERPEYTFNNENAEPKMHVFRPAPVIIVEGLFVFHYKKINALLDLRIFLHAKENLKVIRRIRRDQMERNYPIDDVLYRYEHHVMPTFEKYVQPHIEHADLVINNNKDFNMGLAVVQGYIKNFLSEYPR; encoded by the coding sequence ATGAATTCACCATTGGTTATCGGCATTACCGGAGGAAGTGGTTCCGGCAAAACTACCTTTATCAAGTTGCTACGTGAGCCCTTCCTTGAGGCGGATGTTTGTGTGGTGTCTCAAGATGACTATTATAAACCTCGTTCAGCACAAAAGAAAGACGATCAAGGCATCCACAACTTTGATTTACCTGGTTCGATCAACAAAAAAACTTTTTTGCTGGACGTGGAAAAACTCCTGGCTGGCCAAACGGTGGAACGCCCGGAATATACCTTCAACAATGAAAACGCTGAGCCGAAAATGCATGTTTTCCGGCCTGCCCCGGTGATCATTGTGGAGGGCTTGTTCGTTTTTCACTACAAAAAAATTAATGCGCTGCTCGACTTGCGCATTTTTTTACACGCCAAAGAAAACCTCAAAGTGATTCGGCGAATCCGCCGCGACCAAATGGAGCGCAATTATCCCATCGATGATGTGTTGTACCGCTACGAACACCATGTGATGCCCACCTTTGAAAAATACGTCCAACCACACATTGAACACGCTGATCTGGTGATCAACAACAACAAAGATTTCAACATGGGCCTGGCCGTAGTGCAGGGTTACATCAAGAATTTTTTGAGTGAGTACCCACGGTAA
- a CDS encoding DUF6249 domain-containing protein, producing MEGPMVAVAINAVVWPFIATIVFFYLYFSHRTKVRLALIESGRDASIFRRNTVDKLRSLKHGIVALMAGVGLLFGGFFDAMGMDDDVAYFAGVLLFVGVGLVLFYFYVSRTTDVREEESDIL from the coding sequence ATGGAAGGACCAATGGTTGCGGTGGCCATTAATGCGGTAGTGTGGCCGTTTATTGCCACCATCGTATTTTTCTACCTGTATTTTAGCCACCGTACCAAGGTGCGCTTGGCCTTGATCGAATCTGGGCGTGATGCCAGTATTTTTCGCCGGAATACCGTGGACAAGCTCCGCTCACTTAAACACGGCATCGTTGCCTTGATGGCCGGCGTCGGTCTCTTGTTCGGAGGCTTCTTCGATGCAATGGGTATGGATGATGATGTTGCTTATTTTGCCGGCGTACTCCTTTTTGTAGGAGTTGGATTGGTGTTGTTCTATTTCTATGTGAGCCGGACAACTGATGTACGGGAGGAGGAATCCGATATACTTTAG
- the leuB gene encoding 3-isopropylmalate dehydrogenase, with the protein MDKKIAVLPGDGVGPEVVEQGVKVLEAIADRFQHKFTLHYLDVGAAAIEKFGTPLPSNTLEVCQRCDAILFGAVGDPKYTHLTPGQDRPEQGILQLRKKLGLFANIRPVRTIPSLLHLSPLKKEKIKNVDFVIYRELTGGVYFGTRGRNEDGSAYDVTTYHAREIERIARMAFKQALKRKGKVTLVDKANVMETSRLWRETVCKIGQQYPSIQLDFLYADNAAMQMILNPRDFDVILADNLFGDILSDEAGAITGSIGLLPSASVGDGTPLFEPIHGSFPRAAGEDIANPMATILSVAMMMDHFKLYEEASVIRHKVRHALEKGIGTAELHLDTVYSCSQMGDMIAHLITDHYELPHSNSVMGERVATII; encoded by the coding sequence ATGGACAAAAAAATTGCAGTACTCCCGGGCGACGGTGTTGGCCCCGAGGTGGTAGAACAAGGAGTTAAAGTATTAGAAGCCATCGCCGATCGATTCCAGCATAAGTTCACCCTCCATTACCTTGACGTAGGCGCTGCTGCCATTGAGAAATTTGGCACTCCACTTCCCAGCAACACTCTGGAAGTTTGCCAACGCTGTGATGCCATTCTTTTTGGTGCGGTGGGTGATCCAAAATATACGCACCTCACTCCAGGGCAAGACCGTCCCGAACAGGGCATCTTGCAGCTTCGCAAAAAATTGGGGCTTTTTGCCAACATTCGCCCGGTGCGTACCATTCCCTCTCTATTGCACCTTTCTCCGCTAAAAAAGGAAAAAATCAAAAATGTCGATTTTGTCATCTATCGGGAACTGACCGGTGGGGTCTATTTTGGCACCAGAGGACGCAATGAGGATGGAAGCGCTTATGATGTAACAACGTACCATGCCCGCGAAATCGAACGAATTGCACGAATGGCTTTTAAACAGGCGCTCAAGCGCAAAGGAAAAGTTACTTTGGTTGATAAAGCCAACGTGATGGAAACCTCACGTTTGTGGCGAGAAACGGTGTGCAAAATTGGGCAACAATATCCCTCGATACAACTGGATTTTTTGTATGCCGACAATGCAGCCATGCAAATGATCCTGAATCCACGGGATTTTGACGTCATTCTTGCCGATAACTTATTTGGAGACATCCTTTCTGATGAGGCTGGAGCAATTACCGGTTCGATTGGTTTATTGCCTTCTGCTTCGGTTGGAGATGGTACCCCTTTGTTTGAACCCATTCATGGTTCATTCCCCCGTGCAGCAGGTGAAGACATTGCCAACCCTATGGCCACCATTTTGTCGGTAGCCATGATGATGGATCATTTTAAATTATACGAAGAAGCTTCGGTCATTCGGCACAAAGTGCGCCACGCTCTGGAGAAAGGCATTGGTACCGCCGAATTGCACCTGGATACGGTCTATTCTTGCTCCCAAATGGGTGATATGATTGCCCACCTGATTACCGATCATTACGAATTGCCACACAGCAATAGTGTGATGGGGGAAAGGGTGGCGACGATTATTTAA
- a CDS encoding 2-isopropylmalate synthase: MSSNRIYIFDTTLRDGEQVPGCKLNTDQKIELALALEKLGVDVIEAGFPISSPGDFASVEAVCKAVKDPVVCGLSRSVEKDIKTAAEALKYAKRPRIHTGIGTSDSHILHKFKATREEIIERAVAAVKYAKSFVEDVEFYAEDAGRTDNEYLARVIEAVVAAGATVLNIPDTTGYCLPEEYGLKIKYLYENVKGIHKCTLSTHCHNDLGLATANSIAGVQNGARQVECTINGIGERAGNTSLEEVVMILRQHPYLGFTTGINTKLLNPTSQLVSDRMGMPVQPNKAIVGANAFAHSSGIHQDGVIKQRETYEIIDPLEVGVDQSKIVLTARSGRAALAYRAKEIGQNLTKDELDRTYLKFLEWADRKKEIDDTDLEGIIAEARELATVL; encoded by the coding sequence ATGAGTAGCAACAGGATTTACATATTTGACACCACCTTAAGGGATGGGGAACAGGTTCCAGGGTGTAAATTGAACACCGATCAAAAGATCGAATTGGCTTTAGCCCTGGAAAAACTAGGGGTTGATGTGATCGAGGCGGGCTTTCCCATTTCCAGTCCAGGCGACTTTGCATCGGTGGAAGCCGTTTGTAAAGCCGTGAAAGACCCCGTGGTTTGTGGTCTTTCCCGCTCGGTGGAAAAAGACATCAAAACCGCTGCCGAAGCGTTGAAATATGCCAAACGTCCACGGATCCATACGGGTATCGGGACATCTGATTCGCATATTCTGCACAAATTCAAGGCAACCCGCGAAGAGATCATCGAACGTGCCGTAGCAGCTGTAAAATACGCTAAATCCTTTGTAGAGGATGTAGAATTTTACGCCGAAGATGCAGGCCGTACCGACAATGAGTACCTCGCGCGGGTCATTGAGGCTGTAGTCGCTGCCGGAGCCACCGTTTTGAACATTCCGGATACCACGGGCTATTGTTTGCCCGAGGAATACGGACTCAAGATCAAGTACCTTTACGAAAATGTAAAAGGTATCCACAAGTGTACGCTTTCCACCCATTGCCACAACGACCTGGGGCTAGCTACCGCCAACTCTATTGCCGGGGTGCAAAATGGTGCACGCCAGGTTGAATGTACCATCAATGGCATCGGTGAACGCGCAGGCAACACTTCCCTGGAAGAAGTGGTGATGATTTTGCGTCAGCACCCTTATCTGGGCTTCACCACGGGCATCAATACCAAACTATTGAATCCCACCAGTCAATTGGTCAGCGACCGCATGGGGATGCCTGTGCAGCCCAACAAAGCCATTGTCGGGGCGAATGCCTTTGCGCACTCTTCCGGTATCCACCAGGATGGGGTGATCAAGCAGCGGGAAACTTACGAAATCATCGATCCATTGGAAGTTGGGGTGGATCAATCGAAAATTGTGCTCACTGCACGCAGTGGCCGGGCCGCATTGGCTTACCGTGCCAAAGAAATTGGGCAAAACCTTACCAAAGACGAACTTGACCGCACTTACCTGAAGTTTTTGGAATGGGCCGACCGCAAAAAAGAGATCGACGACACCGATCTTGAAGGCATCATTGCTGAAGCCAGAGAGTTGGCGACTGTACTTTAA
- the msrA gene encoding peptide-methionine (S)-S-oxide reductase MsrA has protein sequence MKNKLFALCLGFLFFASACQNQARMNAQTSDMKTDNISATDKEVITLGGGCFWCVEAIYQEVEGVYSVESGYSGGAEADANYKAVCSGMTGHAEVVQVTFNPKVIPLEDILRIFWSTHDPTTLNRQGADVGPQYRSAIFYRNDTQKAIAEKSIAEVASTLWDDPIVTTLEPFLDYYPAEEYHQDYYSLVGNRNSYCTFVITPKVTKFRKEFADKLKKKK, from the coding sequence ATGAAAAATAAACTTTTTGCCCTGTGTCTGGGTTTTTTATTCTTCGCGAGTGCTTGTCAAAACCAGGCCCGTATGAACGCGCAAACCAGCGATATGAAAACAGATAACATTTCCGCAACAGACAAAGAAGTCATTACCCTGGGTGGTGGTTGCTTCTGGTGTGTGGAAGCCATTTACCAGGAAGTGGAAGGCGTCTATTCCGTCGAGTCCGGTTACTCCGGTGGCGCTGAAGCCGATGCCAATTACAAAGCCGTTTGTAGCGGAATGACCGGGCATGCCGAGGTGGTGCAAGTCACTTTCAACCCCAAAGTCATCCCCCTGGAGGATATTTTGCGCATCTTCTGGAGCACCCACGACCCCACTACCCTCAATCGCCAGGGAGCCGATGTGGGCCCACAATACCGTTCGGCCATTTTTTACCGCAACGATACCCAAAAAGCGATTGCGGAAAAATCCATCGCAGAAGTTGCTTCTACCCTTTGGGATGACCCCATTGTGACAACCCTGGAGCCTTTCCTCGACTATTATCCAGCCGAAGAATACCACCAGGATTATTACAGTCTGGTGGGAAACCGCAATTCTTACTGCACGTTTGTCATTACCCCAAAAGTGACCAAGTTCCGCAAGGAGTTTGCGGATAAATTGAAAAAGAAAAAATAA
- a CDS encoding menaquinone biosynthetic enzyme MqnA/MqnD family protein, whose amino-acid sequence MNKKIRVTAVSYLNTKPLLYGLFKSPVAAELDLQLDIPSICAEKLRTGQADLGLVPVAIIPELGTPYIVSDYCIGAEGMVKTVCIYAQKPLEELEYIYLDYHSRTSVELARILIREYWKVDVQLLPAQPGFETKIQGNTGALLIGDRTMGLESQYPFVYDLGEAWLKHTGLPFVFAAWVSTRPLDPAFIQRFNAALKTGLDFIPELIYLLPAQPDFDLKTYFTKYISYPLTAGKKEALALFLRKMNPADQTIIRFSLEEQRNSRLAL is encoded by the coding sequence ATGAACAAGAAAATTCGGGTCACCGCTGTTAGTTATTTGAATACCAAGCCGCTACTTTATGGGCTATTCAAAAGCCCGGTAGCCGCAGAATTGGACCTACAATTGGACATTCCTTCCATTTGTGCCGAAAAATTGCGCACCGGACAGGCAGACCTCGGTCTGGTGCCCGTGGCCATCATTCCTGAACTGGGTACACCTTACATTGTCTCAGACTACTGCATTGGTGCCGAAGGAATGGTCAAAACGGTGTGCATTTACGCCCAAAAACCACTGGAGGAATTGGAGTACATCTATTTGGATTACCACTCGCGTACTTCGGTTGAATTGGCCCGCATTCTGATCCGTGAATATTGGAAAGTGGATGTGCAGCTTCTGCCCGCCCAACCCGGGTTTGAAACCAAAATCCAGGGCAATACGGGTGCATTGCTGATTGGCGACCGCACCATGGGCCTTGAATCCCAATATCCTTTTGTGTATGACCTAGGCGAAGCCTGGCTCAAACACACGGGGCTGCCTTTTGTATTTGCCGCCTGGGTGAGCACCCGACCATTGGATCCCGCGTTTATCCAACGTTTCAATGCTGCCCTCAAAACGGGTCTGGACTTCATCCCTGAATTGATTTACTTGCTTCCGGCTCAACCCGATTTTGACCTGAAGACTTATTTCACCAAATACATCAGTTATCCCCTGACCGCAGGAAAAAAAGAAGCCCTGGCTTTATTTTTGCGCAAAATGAACCCTGCTGATCAAACCATCATCCGCTTTTCGCTGGAAGAGCAGCGCAACAGCAGATTGGCGCTTTAA
- a CDS encoding histidine phosphatase family protein, whose translation MKNIFIIRHGETELNRKGIVQGSGVDTHLNELGQKQAQSFFARYRAEPFEVVLTSALRRTHQTVQGFIEMGIPWEQWAEINEISWGIHEGKVNTPEMHQEYTTMTNAWQKGDYTAKINGGESAQELANRIQHFVEHLKGRTEKNILICSHGRAMRCLMCVLKEMPLYKMDHFKHTNTGLYKVLFDGNVFHFELSNNLSHLELIPTL comes from the coding sequence ATGAAAAACATATTTATCATCCGTCATGGTGAAACCGAACTCAACCGCAAAGGTATAGTGCAGGGATCTGGCGTGGATACACACCTTAATGAGCTGGGGCAAAAACAGGCACAATCCTTTTTTGCGCGTTACCGTGCAGAGCCTTTTGAGGTAGTCCTCACTTCGGCACTGCGCCGCACCCATCAAACCGTACAAGGCTTCATCGAAATGGGGATACCCTGGGAACAATGGGCCGAAATCAATGAGATCAGCTGGGGCATCCACGAAGGGAAGGTCAATACCCCGGAAATGCATCAGGAATATACCACCATGACCAATGCCTGGCAAAAAGGCGATTACACGGCAAAAATCAATGGTGGCGAAAGTGCCCAGGAATTGGCCAATCGCATCCAGCATTTTGTTGAACACTTGAAGGGACGTACTGAAAAAAACATCCTGATTTGTAGTCATGGCCGGGCCATGCGTTGCCTGATGTGTGTGTTAAAAGAAATGCCCTTGTACAAAATGGACCATTTCAAACACACCAATACCGGTTTGTACAAAGTTCTTTTTGATGGAAATGTATTTCATTTTGAGCTGAGCAACAACCTTAGCCACCTGGAACTCATTCCAACACTTTAA
- a CDS encoding radical SAM protein, translating into MSSTATLETLLRDPSLNKPLRDIAEKVAQQQRITPEEGVMLFEEAELAYLGILANYIREQKQGDNTYFNRNFHIEPTNLCVYTCKFCSYSRLIKQRHEGWEYTMEDMLDIVYKYDGEPVTEVHIVGGVLPQYDVPFYVELFKKIKAHRPELHIKALTPVEYHYIFKKAKLSYEEGMKIIAESGVDSLPGGGAEIFHPEIREKIAGDKCTGEQWLRLHEIWHQLGRRSNATMLYGHIENYSHRIHHLEELRKLQDKTGGFQTFIPLKFRNKDNEMSHLEEVSTIEDLRNYAISRIYLDNFGHIKAYWPMISRSVAQMALSFGVDDIDGTIDDTTKIYSMAGSEEQNPAMSTRDLVNLIRSVGRRPLERDTLYNVIQDYTDFAFEEDKQFRGYLDLPVVNQ; encoded by the coding sequence ATGTCATCCACTGCAACACTGGAAACCCTGCTTCGGGATCCATCACTGAACAAACCCCTTCGCGACATCGCAGAAAAGGTTGCCCAACAACAACGGATCACTCCGGAAGAAGGAGTGATGCTTTTTGAAGAAGCTGAACTGGCCTATCTCGGCATTTTGGCCAACTACATCCGCGAACAAAAACAAGGCGACAATACCTATTTCAACCGCAATTTCCACATCGAACCGACCAATCTTTGTGTGTATACCTGTAAGTTTTGCTCCTATTCTCGCCTGATCAAACAGCGGCACGAAGGCTGGGAATACACCATGGAAGACATGCTGGACATCGTGTACAAATACGATGGCGAACCCGTCACCGAAGTCCACATCGTGGGGGGGGTATTGCCGCAGTACGATGTGCCTTTTTATGTAGAACTCTTCAAAAAAATCAAAGCGCATCGCCCCGAATTGCACATCAAGGCACTTACCCCGGTCGAGTACCACTACATCTTCAAAAAAGCCAAATTGAGCTATGAAGAAGGGATGAAAATCATCGCAGAATCGGGCGTGGATTCATTGCCGGGCGGTGGTGCGGAAATTTTTCACCCCGAAATTCGTGAAAAAATTGCCGGGGATAAATGCACCGGAGAGCAATGGTTGCGCTTGCACGAAATCTGGCACCAATTGGGTCGTCGTTCCAATGCCACCATGCTCTACGGCCACATCGAAAATTACAGCCACCGCATCCATCACCTGGAAGAACTACGTAAATTGCAAGACAAAACGGGAGGGTTCCAAACCTTTATTCCCCTCAAGTTCCGCAACAAGGACAATGAAATGTCGCATTTGGAGGAAGTGAGCACCATTGAAGACCTGCGCAATTACGCCATTAGTCGCATTTACTTGGATAACTTCGGACACATCAAGGCCTATTGGCCCATGATCAGCCGGAGTGTGGCCCAAATGGCCCTGTCCTTCGGGGTAGACGACATCGACGGCACCATTGATGATACCACCAAAATATATTCTATGGCGGGCTCGGAAGAACAAAACCCGGCCATGAGCACCCGCGATTTGGTCAACCTCATCCGCAGTGTAGGCCGTCGCCCGCTGGAGCGCGATACCCTGTACAACGTCATTCAGGATTACACCGACTTTGCTTTTGAAGAAGACAAACAGTTCCGGGGGTATTTGGATTTGCCAGTTGTAAATCAATAA